tcatctcatctatatatatatatatattgcattccattgcattccacccatccatacattcataatagtttcATATCATacatacatagtcataacaatgcatactctattttactcatcttcttccataggactcggtcctaggtcctccagatcttctatctaacattgaatccccctcctcaccctccctatcttggtcatcatcataatcccttcatcgtttcccatcaacccaatagagccacgttcatcaccatccatctctaaataggacggactatgtttcccatcctaagtcaacccaatcaagcaagttactctatctacacaggtacattgactcacacacacctagactatcaacagatactctaatcaagtatcttcgggttcaaacaggtaatcgatcatggtaatcctagactacatcaggcatttatcataatgacctagtctcaacggggctactatgattcaccacaaccatccatcacacacacacattatcaattgatcaaccaatcaaacacaatccaatgtacaattacatcaattgtctaagtcgcAATGAGTATTttgtttcatataccttgacttcatcaggcaattgcatcaattatctaagtcacaTCAAGTcattttgattcacttactcagactttatcttttccaagtgaccaactgacatcaactgtcatgctttgactcgaccggggcaattaaaccaattgcaccagattgttcaatcaattttaatcaattgtatagcatcaatcaaatgcacacaccacatttgcaccgtataTTTTGCCTGACCTAAAGGTACTCACTAGCTTGTTGTTTCTCTGTTTCACtccgttttctcccattctttccccATTATTGCTAAaaacttctcttctaccaccctgccaattttcgttctttttcgagagatcgcccgatttttcaaaaaaatttggcccatctcttgagggggcataacaCCCATTAAATTagcattttatggggcatatttcttcacacctatttttctatctttgaaatgacgcgataaaaccgcaccatctcaaagaggggcaaatgtagtcacataaatctgtccacttaattaaataaatatttagtatttatttgattatttgaccatcaatcaataattaattaaattcatatttaattaattcatcttaaccctcttctcctattaattaaataaagtattgaatttatttgatttaattcacttaaccaaattcagaccattaattaaataaataaatcatatttgtttaattaaatcttctctcacatttaaataaattaatatttatttaaatcccccaaaatcccatctctcacatttaaataaattaacatttacatttatttaaatcacctttatcctccacccacttgcattttcctacaaatgcaagttgcacaactattttaaataaataaattatttatttaaaatcttatttatcctcaccacttgaaacctttaatggtttcccttaaagtcttcaaacttaatggcttccttctagagtcttcttaagcctttaatggtttcccttaaagtcttcaaacttaatgacttccttctagagtcttcttaagcctttaatggtttctcttaaagtcttcaaacttaatggcttccttctagagtcttcttaaacctttaatggtttccctcaaagtcttcaagcatttaatgctttatcttcttttttctcatgtaaataaattaatatttatttaaatccaaaattcacattcacatttaaataaattaataattatttaaatatctatccaaatgcaaattacaccatttaattgaaataaatgattttattttaattaaaaatcccaaaattcctcccacttgcattctcctacaaaatccacttgcatgcctaaatcccttctagattcttctaactccttctaattagcctaatcctatcctaatcattgtcacattcctaaataaaaagaagtcacttctcaaaaacctccaaagtcttcaataatcattaaaggctttatgtcttcaaatggttaacctctaaagtcttccaaaccattaaaggctcttacattaccatttatggttaactcaccttttacctttggttagagactttcctctaacttaaccatccttttgactcatgggtttcttcaaaacatttatttctttgactaaggtaaccatttaacccttgcacattcatttatctcttagataaaaggaatatccattaacctaacccaaccccctagggtaaccatcatgtcccctccttctctcctctcaagcctcctcatggtgacagttgtcaacatgggattgggttgaaagtctcacatggattgaatatctttcagtcctaacccttgttaagatttctcaatcttaacccttcatttccccatttgtcctataaatagaacccttctcctcaagcaaagagggaagcattagagtattgttgttatactggtattagcatagatctttttcatagcatcactatctacacttgcatagcatttgcttatcatattcaaccatcttgaatctccatatggcatccatggctagtgctaaaatctgagagctacactcatgtggaacttggagaggagaggaacaagggaggagcaactatgagcatcttgattagcatttggaggagtatattttatctattctatgtttgtatgctttctatttcatgcttaatatctctcttgatatgcctatttaggataatcttttgttgctaacactaacgtttatttcttgtgctcttgtgtgtgttgccatcaaacaaattttctaatcctttttgcagagcatcacatatcATTAATCATTTAGCATCATTTCCATTGAAAACATGTCATCATTATCATTTAGTACCATATCAAAACATTATcatatcatttaccatatcatctgcatttcatatcatctacaCACACATATATCATCACAACATAATAGGACATTTGTTCATCACATGTACACATCTACATTTACATTTTGATATCATAAAAGCAATCATCATAtaggcatatatcaccttcaaaacatatagatcatcTCATCCAAATAAATCACATCGTCACACACAATCACATAAAAAGCAATCATTGGGGTAAATCATGTAGAtctgcatatcaaaacatctagaTCATCAAAGTAAATGCATCCATAATCATATATAAGCATGttagtatcatatcatcatgcatgtgTGACCCATGAAGATCCAAAAGAAAAGAACTAATACATGTCAAAATGAATCAAATTGAAAGAATAAATGCCCGAATGTCCCTGGATATCATATCAAAAGATAAATGTACATCAACAAGAAGCTCAGAATCGTCAATAGACATCAATAAGTACATTATATCATAAGGATAAAAATGAATACATTAGTATGTGCATATcatcaaatgatcaaaatacaTGAGGGACAATTCTAAGAGTGGCTACCACCCGAATTTGATGCTCTGGGAACTCGACTCCCACCGACATCTATACCATCTCCACTAGGATCTCTCCTAGGTCCTGTAACCCCTTGGCTCACATCCTCTCGCTAAGAACCCCCACACCTCAAGCTCCAAACAAAATATTGTGCTCACCTATCTAGAGGCACTGCCTGGAAATATATACCCTTGTAATAATCCCCCCGACCAGTCTGATACAACATCTCTCTCAATGTCTCACCAAACACCCCTGAGATGCAGCACATTGAAGAGATTGGGAAAGATCCTTTGCACACCCACATCTCTCTATCTTCGTATCCCACTCAGTAGTGATTGTAGAAACATGTGCCAGTAACTATACTATCTAATCTTGTGTTGCCTGCAACTCCCATTGAGTTGTATCTCTCTCTACCCAAGCCATATCTCACTCTAGAGATAACTTAATGACCTGTCTTTGCAGTTGGCTAGTCTGAGCCTGTGCTTGTGTCAACTGACCCTGTAGCCTCTATACTGAGGACTATAGAGCTACTATCAGAGCCTGTTGCTGATGTGGTGGCACTGATATATCTGAACCTCTGATGGTTGTGATGGTTGTAGATCCTGACCCACCTATGCTACTATAACTAGTGTTGGGGCAGCAGGTGGAGGCATATCTATCATCCTTTTCCTGATCAAACATtgcacatcctcctcctcctcctcctcatccatccCACCCATCCCCCCCATCACCTCCTCCCCCATCCCATCCCCTCCTGTTGCATCCTCTGGATGAAACGACCCTCCTCAGCCTACACCCTGCCTCCATCCTCCACCTCTCCCTCTAACACCACCGCCTCCCCCACCGccaccatcacctcctccaccctctccacctCGACCAATCTGACATCTATCTATGCTTGCACCACcacctctcctccctctccctctcccccacccTCGCCGACCTCCAggccctccctcatcatcatcatcatcaacaacctcCTCCAAAGGTGGTATTGACTCCCCCAGTCCTGTCAGTCGTGGGAAGGGATGCTTCACAAAATACTAGGCATACTGATTAGTCATCCCAAGATCTGCCAACCCTCAGCGCACATCCCACCAAACTTGTGGTAGTGTCTCAAACTCGGCCCATGTTGTATCAAAATCCAATCGGGCCCCCCAGTCAGCTCTATCCTTGTGCACTTGAGCATATATGGCCAAACCTTGAGGCATCCTCTGAGTACGACAAAACTGTTGGTACACACATGGCAAAATAAATCTCTCAACAATATAGGGAGTCCTCCCTATCAGGTACCTGCTTTGAAAAAGCACTGGAATCTCTGTTGTATCCTCGGCCCAAACCTCACAATCCATGTAAGGTATCCATATCACTGAATCCATGTCATTGAGGGTTTGTCTCCAGTACTCTAACTTCCTAAGCATGGGCTGAGAAGCGGCCTATTTGTAGATAAATAAATATGGAAGTGCCACTGGTTGAGACCTCTCTACCACTAGACAAGTCACAACtatgtgctcccacgcccaaatttGTAACAATGTGGCTCCCACTGATAGGCTATCACCCCTATCATAAACAAATTGGTGTAACTCGTGGTACAAGTGTTCCAATACATAGATTCCTCAGGCATATCATGTCTGATGTCTCACCATCCGCCAGAGTATTTGACCCCATCCAACTGAGAACCCATGTGATATCCTATCGGGACAAAGGAAACCACCTATCAACCCTGCTAGTATCGATGACAGTGGGGCATACTGATCTACCATGTCCTACCATGTCATTGAGTAGCCACTGAGCTGTAGATTAACAAACACCTCTCGCAATGCATCTATCCTACCCTGCTCCTCCACATCATACTGAACTAACTCTCCAGTGATTGAGATCTGAAGAATCCTATATACGTCCTCAGGTGTCAGAGTAATATCTCCCAtgggtaaatgaaaggtgttatgatcactatgccacctctccacCAAGGTAATCAGAAGCGCCCTATTCTTCTAATAGAAAGGCATGAACAGGATATGAGATAAACTACATGCAGCAATAACAACTATGTCTACATCTGTCAGCACTCCTCGCATAGACAAAGTCTTCAGGTATCGCTCCCAAAGTATCAACACCTAATGCGGCCTACAAAACCACAATAGACACCATATCAGTCCTAAACACCAAAGACACACTCTCCTATCAGTGATGAAAGTCACGATATCATTCACAAGAGCTTCAATCTTAAATTCTTATCAGTTAGGTGAATTTAACCACCTATCCTATCCTATCAAAtcaattgacccatatcgacaaccaACATATCCCACATCAAAAACaaaatttgacccatatcgacaaccaACGCAAACAAaatttgacccatatcaacaaCCAATGCAAACAAAATTTAACCCATATCAAAAACAAGGTATCCATATTGACAACAAGTTATCCCATATCAGTGACACAGTTGAcccatatcaaactcacagttatCCTACAATGGCTCATATGGACAACAATGACCCATATCAACTCTATTGACTCACATCGACAACATCGACTCATATccaatcaagactcatatcgaaatcagtttgacccatatcaaatcaagacccataatgaTAAAACAATGAATCCTACCAAATCCAGACTCATATTGAATCAAGAACCATATCGACAACAACTCATATCGATGACCCATATCAACTTCAGAGACTCATATCAACATTTGGACCCACTATCCAACATCATAAACATCTTAAATATCAGTTTGACACATGTCAAAAATCTCACCAAAATCCAAAAATTAAAACAGTTATAAATGCACCAAAACATTTTCCAAATGCACTAATGCAAACACGCTACATAAGCGGACAAATGTGCTAATCTATAGCACAAATGCGCTAATCAATTACGTGAATGCGCTAAAACAACgaacaaatgtgccaaaataaaAAACATATGTGCCACGATAAAAAATAAATGCACCACACAAAACTATAAATGTGCctcaaaatttgacaaatgtgTTAAAAAAACCTAAAGCTAGGGCACAGAAAAATAATGCAAAATcgtaaaaaaatcttaaaaaatctaGCTAAATTTAGCTAAATATCACACAAGGAGGGTAGAAAATTCACTTATCGGCAGTCCATACGCTGTTAGTCGCTCATGTCATCGAACTCACTTGAATTTGTGGTTGTGATAAGGTGGCACCAtttttctctctctccttctcctctcTAGGCTCCAATCTCTAAAAGCCAAGTGTGCAAATGAGCTGGAAATGGACCCGTGGAGACTTATATAACCAAGTAGGTTGCCTACATGGACGTACACAGTGTATGTTTTGTACTGGGCATGTAATTTTACACacaatatcatttttatttttattttttcgttAGATCTATATCGAAAATTTttgcaaaaatctaaaaaatccaaaaaatcgccaaaattttgcaaaattccaaaaattgtaaaaaaacaacaaaatcacCCCGAGTGGCAAAAATTTTCtcaattcatctctcgagggggaatcattatcataacaacatcatatcaGTATCGACATCTAAAAATAagtatctagggcatcatatcaaaaaatttgataGTGACAACAAAATCAAAAATTTTGGTGACATATCAAGTgattttatttgaatcaacatgtggtcacacgtaacttcaaagagggggaaaatgtagacgcCTAAAACTTGCACAGTTaactaaataaattttatttatttaattatcatttatccatcctattagttaaactaaggtttaattaatatccctttttcttctatctaaccattaattaaatacaacattttattaatatttcctttcttccattaattgaataaattctatttatttaattaaattcccttcgACCATTTTAATtcaattacatttaattaaaatccattcTGCAAATAAATAAGTCAATATTTATTTgtaaaatccccccccccccacttgcattttccaagttgcattaattttagttgaaataaatctttttatttcaaataaaattcctatttatcccacttgcattctctgacattttccattaacctcctaatcattcttctagaagtcctcaaatcccacttaactagcctaaattcctctaatcatgtcacatccctagatttgggggagtcacttctccagatttggggaaagtcttcaaaatgtgttgaagacttaacctttttcaacaagttaacttgttgagtcttccaaagtTGTAAGGCCCTTACAAAATccttgaaggttatctaccttccaacaagttaacctctaaagtcttcaaagagcatttaatgcctcttacaagatatcaccctagcccatgatggttgtccctttgaccatcttccaactttgcacaagagtttaactcttggacaatagccttcatccttggataatagctttatccaatggcTTATCCTCTTAAGGTTAACCCTCAAAGCTTAATAAGCATCTAATGCTTACTTAACATCCTCTCAGGCCTCCTCAatatgacacttgtcaacatgagattgggttgaaaatctcacatggattgataactttcaatcctaacccttctcaagccaattcaatcttggccatccgtttgaccaattcctctataaatagagcccatttcttcaatccaaatatccaagttttatgcatctacactatagtctcATAACACTAAGCATCTTACCTCTCATAGCATTTTTAGATTGATAGAATTATAGTCTTAGAATAATCATGTTTTACATATCATGTCTTAGTATATCATGCTagtctcatatcatatccatatcatgtTCATGCTAGTTTAATCTCACactaatcttatcattttgcaccatatcatagtttcatatctatatcattatctcatcactaggatcttagttgcattcatttagatcttagaaacATACACTATCTCTCATTATTTGAATAGTCAtcccaagatcaagtgctcttccaagatgAGAGCCACCCTAAATCTAaagggatccttggagatagaggacaatgagacatGCTTAGAGATTTTGTTTCATTTACTTGTTTATGATTCctaacctctaacataatgtttcattggtgtgtttgagtgGTTTGTGTCTCTCTTGCAGGTACCACACTTCTTGGCATACACTATTCACCATCTCAATTTATGTATTAATATTGCACACTTTATATTATCTCCATTCAAATTAAAATGATCATTTGCACCCTTATTTCATTGTTGGGAAATAATAATATTTCATTTTACTTGAAATAATTTTAGGTCATAAATATATCATTTCTCCATTTCCTATTTTGTCATTCATGTTTTGTGcctcataaataaataaatcttcttGTTTGCTCATAAATAAAAATACAATTCACATTTTGTCATTAATTccatattttgcaagtatatctgTAAGGACACTAACACTAATAACATTATATATAagtcttatttttttaattaaaactcTTGTAAATGTCCATACCTGGTTTCAATTCTTCCATTTTAGGTGTAAAGTTTGTGGAATTTAGCTTTACACATGTGTCGTGCACTTGTTGTAATTCCATGACAGACACCCACAGGTAGCAAAGGTGTTAGAAATGTTGTGAAATGTGGCTTGACGGCTGCCAAATGCATTTGCTCAAATGTTTCTGAAGCCTTTTCaactaatctttttttttttttgtagccaaaagtTTTTATAAAATTCACCTTTTCACCAATGTCATTTTATTCATATCTACAACAATAACATCACTATGAAGCCACTTTCCTTAAAGGTAAAACAATTCAAGGCATAGACAAAAGCAAGGTAGTGATCTCAATCTCAATATGATTGTCGATTTCATCCATGTAAGGATCTTAGATCATACACTATCTCTcattctttgagtagtcatcccaagatcaagtgctcttccaagcttaGAGCCACCTTGAATATAaagggatccttggagatagaagaCAATGAGacgattttgagagttttttattgactaacttgttttgttgattttaatctctaatgcaatgtttcattggtgtgtttgtgttgtttgtgtctcttttgcaGGTACCACAATCTGAGCATACCAGACCATTTTGCCCTTTCCAGATACATGATGTTACATCGATGAGTTTATTTGTCTGGTTCCCTAAataggatttttttaattttattatcgaGGAGACTTGAGTTTTCAGCAAACCATTTTATGCTTCCATAGATAGCTTATTCGCTACCGATAACAAATCTGAGTATAAATCTCTTTGCGGGGTTCACCATCTTGTATTTGTTTCTCCAATGATCCCTTGAATATTCAATTGTttcataatttaatattaaaaacatTCTTAAAATGTATTTAATATCAGCACAAAAActatagaaaagttgaaaaaattaTAATTTCTCTTCTCGCCATTTTGAAGTATTTTCATTGTAGTCAAACCCCACATCTCGGAGTCACAAAAATTTGCAAGAGATCATAATCAATTATTTTGGAAGTGATTTTTTGACGGATTTTGAACAACTCACCAAATGAAGGTACTTCCTTTGTTAAATGGCCTGCTAGACCATCTCGCGGGAAAAtacaatttttaaaataatgtacCAAACAGGCTCATATTTCAACAAAATCAAAACTAGAGTCACTTGGGATCAAAACAATAGGTGGGTTGCTTTAAGAATCTGAAAATCTGAAACTTTTCTCGGATGCATTTTTGGCTCAAGGTAGTCAGGAAACAATTTAAAGGCTTGTCAAAAACTTCTCTTTAGACAACCCACAATAGAAAACATGTAGACATATGAGCCAATAATTCATACGAAAAAATGGTTTTGTAAAATCCATCTTGAGGTGAGAGAAATTAATTTCCAAGGTAGGCTTTATAGTTGATTTTAACATTGTGCAAATATCGGATTTGCATGAATTGCATTTGATTTAGGCTCAGAAAAAATGTCAAATGGACTACTGAGGCTTTGGGAATTTGTACAGGAGTTCGTAATCATACTAACAATTGTATGGATCAATTGGTGAAGTATGAAGGTTATCTGAATATGAAATATCAATTTGTGTACAAGGCCACTTTAATAAACTTTGCAATGTGAGGGCAACAAACTGAATAAATTGGAAATGGATTGGACTTAGAAAAATATCAAATGAGACTCTGGGATTATGGAAATGGGCAGAGGGTTATATTGTCATGTAGACAAttgatgttgggaaaaatggtgtctcaaccttgcatttacacaacattactagttatagtaattttttatttgagcacgaaatggtacgAAATTCTCccagaagcttctggttggttagataagcatgtcggtaaagtttcgtcacaagatcacaactagttttgaaggtaTTAAAgcttccattttggaggggtgcaattaaaggtttaaacttaatttttggGACTTTAGACTCtctaaaatgccctaaaaagtaGGCGTAATTGGCATAACATTTACGAGGTAATAGAGAACTTTGCGAGCTTTCTagtgcttcaaacggtttgtcaatcagacacatggatcgcaagttatggcctccgaaaatttgtactcctgaaataggaaatataatttgtatcagacacataaatgagttgtaaaagggagggacacatgttgatgtgtgttttaatacgccatagggcatctagaagggagataaggtcaactacgccttattgggtagttttagcccatggtttttgtaataccgtttgatggtttcttgtattgtatctcctatatatgaggtgtgtgagatagaggttgtgtgtaagagtcttatggctattgggATACCTCTGAAtctatgattagtggtactcctttgaagagatttctctacaagtatattgtaatctattttttattgctgaataatatattgggcgacttttggaTTGTGggatttttctcctgaaagggttttccccatgtaaatcattgtgttatggtttgaaggATATTATGTCTATTtgtgttaagtttttgtaactgttgtaaaaatctataaaagtttttgcattaccctcctctcaaagttagtgtaggaagttgttctgctacttgacttcattacaagtggtatcacagCTTAAtcccctttggtttcaattgtgggttgttgagttttttgagctaatctagatttgagtgggagcttgtgcagaaaacacttgttgatcttgttgcaggaattttcagatggtaaGGTCGTCatggaaaatagaggtggagaaatttaatgaaacaaactttgagatgtggaagatgaagatggaagatatgtgggatgttgttgatacgaatgtccaaaggccctcagatcctactatggcagctcagtatgatgttaaggaccgaaaagccaagggtctaattagactatGTCTGGCAAactctgttctgatcaatgtctacaaagaaaactctacaaagaagctatggactaagcttggtcaaatgtatcaagtgaaatatttattaaatcagattttcttgaggaagaaattttattccttgaagatggaagaggatggacaaattgcagaccacctagaagcattcaatatgttggtggctcaattagtatttgtcagtgtgaagatgaatgaagaggagaaatggcggatcttgctttgttctttgcctgattcgtgggattctcttgttatggctatcggtagtacttatgttgttttgaagtctgaagatgtggtgggtgccctacttggtgaagagatgtggaggaaggtatcccttagtttgaaggaagccctaactgttcgtggaatacctaaggagaaagacaagaagaatgagaaatgcgacaagtccaaatcgagagggggatcaaaatctcctggaaagtccaaagtcatttggtgga
This genomic stretch from Cryptomeria japonica chromosome 8, Sugi_1.0, whole genome shotgun sequence harbors:
- the LOC131857925 gene encoding uncharacterized protein LOC131857925, translating into MAYNSDDDVSSYEVEDPSRDEVVSLTTVVASVGPLVASALASFGLELLLSMLLFFSNGLLLHPFPRLTGLGESIPPLEEVVDDDDDEGGPGGRRGWGRGRGRRGGGASIDRCQIGRGGEGGGGDGGGGGGGGVRGRGGGWRQGVG